The following proteins come from a genomic window of Halorussus halophilus:
- a CDS encoding carbohydrate ABC transporter permease, which produces MSGARIGIESYRRRQGFWNAVESPFVVHLVLFLAVFFVTAPLVWELLTSFKTNQAVYDLTYFPRNPTLESYHIALVERGFWRAIVNSIIISTASTVAVMALGTPAGYVFSRYRFPFDNLVFTFVLFTRLFPPIGLVVPYYRIMGLAGLLNTRVGIVVANVYLWLPLVVYIMRNFFITIPKELDEAARVDGCTKLQAFRHVVFPVVLPGFAAGTILTFLYSWREFLFAFTVSTDLSSMTIPVATYLFVGDTSIQWASMAAAAVVATIPSALVVFFFQRYIVVGLTGGLKR; this is translated from the coding sequence ATGAGCGGCGCTCGAATCGGCATCGAGAGCTACCGCCGCAGACAGGGGTTCTGGAACGCCGTCGAGAGTCCGTTCGTCGTCCACCTCGTCCTCTTTCTGGCGGTGTTCTTCGTCACAGCACCGCTCGTCTGGGAACTGCTGACTTCGTTCAAGACGAATCAGGCGGTCTACGACCTGACGTACTTCCCGCGAAATCCGACGTTAGAGAGTTACCACATCGCGCTCGTCGAGCGAGGATTCTGGAGGGCCATCGTCAACAGCATCATCATCTCGACTGCTTCGACAGTTGCGGTGATGGCCCTCGGAACGCCCGCAGGCTACGTCTTCAGCAGGTATCGCTTCCCGTTCGACAACCTCGTGTTCACGTTCGTCCTGTTCACGCGACTGTTTCCGCCCATCGGCTTGGTCGTGCCGTACTACCGCATCATGGGACTGGCCGGGCTTCTGAACACCAGAGTCGGCATCGTCGTCGCCAACGTCTACCTCTGGTTGCCGCTAGTCGTCTACATCATGCGCAACTTCTTCATCACCATCCCGAAGGAGTTGGACGAGGCGGCCCGTGTAGACGGCTGTACCAAGCTACAGGCGTTCCGCCACGTCGTCTTCCCAGTCGTCCTGCCGGGGTTCGCGGCGGGGACGATTCTGACCTTTCTGTACTCGTGGCGCGAGTTCCTCTTCGCGTTCACGGTCAGCACCGACCTCTCATCGATGACGATTCCGGTCGCCACCTACCTCTTCGTCGGCGACACGTCCATCCAGTGGGCGTCGATGGCCGCGGCGGCGGTGGTTGCGACGATTCCGTCCGCTCTCGTCGTCTTCTTCTTCCAGCGATACATCGTCGTCGGACTCACCGGAGGCCTGAAGAGATGA
- a CDS encoding ABC transporter ATP-binding protein, with protein sequence MSDTAPSESTDGEVTNDRETGTQERNLSLRLLEVRKTFEEGDTPVVAVDNVSMDIYDGEFVVLVGPSGCGKTTTLRMVAGLEQPSEGRIEIHGKDVSGLDPRERNVAMVFQNYALYPHKTVRENLAFPLTIRKYPKDERSERVQNVAELLGIPELLDRKPGDLSGGQQQRVALGRAIIRDPELFLFDEPLSNLDAKLRIQMRTELNKLHDRVGKTSVYVTHDQEEAMTLGDRVAVMRDGQLQQFDPPQRVYDAPVNRFVAGFIGEPPMNFFDVSLAEREDGLWLVSEAFELAVPDEMADKLDSWEGNRDELVFGVRPENLHDAALLAGEQRAVHSFQARVRVVEPMGSNKDLTLAPSTEADDERLLADEAEEFTARVSNDSEVTAGDLITLAVEMSKAHVFDGATGENLTVRE encoded by the coding sequence ATGAGCGACACAGCACCGAGCGAATCCACCGACGGGGAAGTAACGAACGACCGAGAAACCGGTACGCAGGAACGCAATCTCAGCCTGCGACTGCTGGAGGTCAGAAAGACGTTCGAAGAAGGCGACACGCCGGTCGTCGCGGTCGATAACGTCTCCATGGACATCTACGACGGCGAGTTCGTGGTCCTCGTCGGCCCCTCTGGCTGTGGCAAGACCACGACGCTCCGGATGGTCGCAGGTCTCGAACAGCCCTCGGAGGGCCGCATCGAGATTCACGGCAAAGACGTCTCGGGGCTGGACCCACGCGAGCGTAACGTGGCGATGGTGTTCCAGAACTACGCGCTGTATCCGCACAAGACCGTCCGGGAGAACCTCGCGTTCCCGCTGACGATTCGGAAGTATCCGAAAGACGAACGGAGCGAGCGCGTGCAGAACGTCGCCGAACTGCTCGGCATCCCAGAACTGCTCGACAGAAAGCCCGGCGACCTCTCTGGCGGCCAGCAACAGCGGGTCGCGCTCGGCAGGGCAATCATCCGGGACCCGGAGCTGTTCCTGTTCGACGAGCCGCTGAGCAACTTGGACGCGAAACTCCGCATCCAGATGCGCACGGAGTTGAACAAGCTCCACGACCGGGTCGGCAAGACTTCGGTGTACGTTACGCACGACCAAGAGGAGGCGATGACGCTCGGCGACCGCGTGGCGGTCATGCGCGACGGACAACTCCAGCAGTTCGACCCGCCACAGCGCGTCTACGACGCGCCGGTCAACCGATTCGTCGCGGGATTCATCGGCGAACCGCCGATGAACTTCTTCGACGTGAGCCTCGCCGAACGGGAGGACGGTCTCTGGCTCGTCTCCGAGGCGTTCGAACTCGCAGTGCCGGACGAGATGGCCGACAAACTCGACTCGTGGGAGGGCAATCGTGACGAACTCGTCTTCGGGGTTCGGCCCGAGAACTTGCACGACGCCGCGCTTCTCGCTGGCGAGCAACGAGCGGTTCACTCGTTCCAAGCCCGCGTTCGCGTCGTCGAACCGATGGGGTCGAACAAGGACCTGACGCTGGCCCCCAGCACGGAAGCTGACGACGAACGCTTGCTGGCCGACGAGGCCGAGGAGTTCACCGCACGCGTCTCGAACGACAGCGAAGTGACGGCGGGTGACCTAATTACCCTCGCGGTAGAGATGTCGAAGGCGCACGTCTTCGACGGCGCGACCGGGGAGAATCTGACAGTGAGAGAGTGA
- a CDS encoding S8 family serine peptidase yields the protein MVDKPNRRSFLKGAGAAVAGLTLPTATVSAKSREDRFIIDLQNVSEGALDGLTVVHDLSQIDIAVVEGEKDAVEGLRHSKDVEMEFQVDREHRDDDDDDHDWGGDNHHHKDWTIPSRYEYQWDKQAQDLLGVYQKTTGEGTRVSVIDSGAMRGHPDLTNALNTDLSKNFTGDGGDFTPWYNDHGTHVSGIIAADGSNEKGILGSAPNTDLVELRVFTGPFAFFGDIIAAMTYSGDIESDVANMSLGVYPLPNDADTATLRDSIERATDYAAEKGTLMVAAAGNDGVNLDTDGDVISLPNEADNVMSVSATGPIGYRWDDEKSNDDNSDEDSDDEDGWHEYGDDDGHRGRGDEDGWHGHGDRDGYDRYRFPFDDPIYDLQKPTTTPATYTNYGEEAVDVSAAGGNIPQDAPEDAKTQYDMVLSTIFEWADDGSMKPSYGWKAGTSMAAPQVTAAAALVKSVNPDASPKQIREHLEATADDLHQPSYSGEGHLDLAAAVFWPIWGGDHDWGDDDDDGHGHHDDDERDDDHGWDGGHDDEKHGDED from the coding sequence ATGGTAGACAAACCCAATCGACGCTCGTTTCTGAAAGGGGCAGGTGCTGCAGTCGCCGGTCTCACGCTCCCGACCGCTACGGTCTCCGCGAAGTCGAGAGAGGACCGCTTCATCATCGACTTACAGAACGTCTCCGAAGGCGCGCTCGACGGCCTGACCGTCGTCCACGACCTCAGTCAAATCGACATCGCCGTCGTCGAAGGCGAGAAGGACGCGGTCGAGGGACTGCGCCACTCGAAAGACGTGGAGATGGAGTTTCAGGTGGACAGGGAGCATCGCGACGACGATGACGACGACCACGACTGGGGTGGCGACAACCACCACCACAAAGACTGGACGATACCCTCCCGCTACGAGTACCAGTGGGACAAACAGGCTCAGGACCTGCTCGGCGTGTACCAGAAGACTACGGGCGAAGGCACCCGCGTGTCGGTCATCGACTCCGGTGCGATGCGAGGCCATCCCGACCTCACCAACGCGCTCAACACCGACCTGTCGAAGAACTTCACCGGCGACGGCGGCGACTTCACGCCGTGGTACAACGACCACGGTACCCACGTCTCGGGCATCATCGCCGCGGACGGATCGAACGAGAAGGGCATTCTCGGCTCTGCACCGAATACCGACCTCGTAGAACTCCGCGTGTTCACCGGGCCGTTCGCCTTCTTCGGCGACATCATCGCGGCGATGACCTACAGCGGCGACATCGAATCCGACGTGGCGAACATGAGTCTCGGCGTCTACCCGCTCCCGAACGACGCCGACACCGCGACGCTCCGAGACTCTATCGAACGTGCCACCGACTACGCCGCCGAGAAGGGCACGCTGATGGTCGCGGCCGCGGGCAACGACGGCGTCAACCTCGACACGGACGGCGACGTGATTAGCCTGCCGAACGAGGCGGACAACGTGATGAGCGTCAGCGCGACCGGTCCAATCGGCTACCGCTGGGACGACGAGAAGTCGAACGACGACAACTCGGACGAAGACTCGGACGACGAAGACGGTTGGCACGAATACGGCGACGACGACGGCCACCGCGGACGCGGAGACGAAGACGGCTGGCACGGACACGGCGACAGAGACGGCTACGACCGCTACAGGTTCCCCTTCGACGACCCGATCTACGACCTGCAGAAGCCGACGACGACGCCCGCGACGTACACGAACTACGGCGAAGAAGCGGTTGACGTGAGCGCGGCCGGTGGAAACATTCCCCAGGACGCACCCGAGGACGCCAAGACCCAGTACGACATGGTGTTGAGCACCATCTTCGAGTGGGCCGACGACGGTAGCATGAAGCCGTCCTACGGGTGGAAGGCGGGCACTTCGATGGCCGCACCGCAGGTCACTGCGGCCGCGGCACTGGTCAAGAGCGTCAACCCAGACGCGTCGCCCAAGCAAATCCGGGAACACCTCGAAGCGACCGCTGACGACCTCCACCAGCCGTCGTACAGCGGTGAGGGCCACCTCGACCTCGCGGCGGCCGTCTTCTGGCCGATATGGGGCGGCGACCACGATTGGGGCGACGATGACGACGACGGCCACGGGCATCACGACGACGACGAACGTGACGACGACCACGGCTGGGACGGCGGTCACGACGACGAAAAGCACGGAGACGAGGACTGA
- a CDS encoding ABC transporter substrate-binding protein, translating into MQRRQFIEAAGAVGLAGLSGYTNRQQDTYLSQAQQLGLSENWQQRRIGAASNWTAQQRQGVPNREQDTTWTNSESFQTAPWEPPEGWQDTAAGNVDSIQILNHGAANMEFDPATLATHELFEEKTGITVDVLEIGVDQANLREQQFLSSQQSSPHVMNVDGPLTPVFVQQGYLEAVDPLYTEEMWDSYIPALRSLVEWDIDPNRQGTHQYGFPNIAEATVGSLRTDLVQEQGIDPARFDGEWSWDLLEEMMAAFEDTDVFGFAYYAGTPVYLFYSFRQLLYQQGGRMVQDDGTVQIDTPPARTVLRKMAEWRDNGWVPQEVISYGEGDIIDLFLAGRVAYAEGFSDFVPRALAQYDANSQYRAVVPAAANTGPNPTQASLVAPNATAINPFADTGHKLAGLLYGDLRLSYPSQWWEFTFEGNMSFMDQVYGDAADQDAVPFSDVLGSAIDRGVLELFPQQQAIFQRLATTFQQAIVGDMTPQQATQQGQQFVDDVLGQ; encoded by the coding sequence ATGCAACGGCGTCAATTCATCGAAGCGGCGGGGGCAGTCGGTCTCGCGGGACTCAGTGGGTACACGAACCGACAACAAGACACGTATCTCTCGCAAGCCCAACAACTCGGGCTGAGCGAGAACTGGCAGCAGCGACGCATCGGCGCGGCGAGTAACTGGACCGCCCAACAGCGACAGGGAGTACCGAACAGAGAGCAAGACACGACGTGGACGAACTCAGAGTCGTTCCAGACCGCGCCGTGGGAACCACCGGAAGGCTGGCAGGACACGGCCGCAGGCAACGTAGACAGCATCCAGATTCTGAACCACGGCGCGGCCAACATGGAGTTCGACCCGGCCACGCTGGCGACCCACGAACTGTTCGAGGAGAAGACGGGCATTACCGTAGACGTACTCGAAATCGGAGTGGACCAAGCGAACCTGCGCGAACAGCAGTTCCTCAGTTCTCAACAGAGTTCGCCGCACGTGATGAACGTAGACGGCCCGCTGACACCGGTATTCGTCCAGCAAGGTTATCTCGAAGCGGTGGACCCGCTGTACACCGAGGAGATGTGGGACTCGTACATCCCGGCACTGCGCAGTCTGGTCGAGTGGGACATCGATCCGAATCGACAGGGGACCCATCAGTACGGCTTCCCGAACATCGCGGAAGCGACTGTCGGAAGCCTCCGTACCGACCTCGTCCAAGAGCAGGGCATCGACCCGGCACGGTTCGACGGCGAGTGGTCGTGGGACCTGCTCGAAGAGATGATGGCCGCGTTCGAGGATACCGACGTGTTCGGGTTCGCCTACTACGCTGGGACGCCGGTCTATCTCTTCTACTCGTTCAGGCAACTGCTCTACCAGCAGGGTGGCCGCATGGTCCAAGACGACGGCACCGTGCAAATCGACACGCCACCCGCACGAACCGTACTGCGAAAGATGGCCGAGTGGCGCGACAACGGCTGGGTGCCCCAAGAGGTCATCTCCTACGGCGAGGGCGACATCATCGACCTGTTCTTGGCTGGGCGAGTAGCCTACGCGGAAGGGTTCAGCGACTTCGTGCCGCGAGCGCTCGCACAGTACGACGCCAACAGTCAATACCGTGCGGTCGTTCCGGCGGCCGCGAACACCGGGCCGAATCCGACGCAGGCCTCGCTCGTCGCGCCGAACGCGACGGCCATCAACCCGTTCGCGGACACCGGACACAAACTGGCGGGACTGCTCTACGGCGACCTGCGTCTCTCCTACCCGAGTCAGTGGTGGGAGTTCACTTTCGAGGGAAACATGTCGTTCATGGACCAAGTCTACGGCGACGCGGCCGACCAAGACGCAGTGCCGTTCAGCGACGTGCTCGGGTCGGCCATCGACCGGGGCGTCCTCGAACTGTTCCCACAGCAGCAGGCCATCTTCCAGCGATTAGCGACGACGTTCCAGCAGGCAATCGTCGGAGACATGACGCCACAGCAGGCGACACAGCAAGGCCAACAGTTCGTGGACGACGTTCTCGGCCAATAA
- a CDS encoding carbohydrate ABC transporter permease has translation MAFEETRRVPQTTFGRTKRRVSKLLNDHIRITLLGPALVSLLLIFVYPVAVLVWSSFHRTLGFVTEFDPTYNYEKMLTDPTFWSAVEKTLTYSFGSFFFSMAAGLVIALALNRVVRKRLRDTYTTLILLSWAVPLSIVGVTWRWMFNGQLGVVNQLLVDLGILSSGYSWLADPLTAMALIVVADSWSRIPFAAIVMLAGLQSIPQEMYDAAKVDGATSFQTFWHVTVPYLRPSFFVAGLINWMFAFRAFAIPFSTTGGGPAGATEVLAIYIHRFGIELFDFGFASAVSMFLVAVTLIIASIYVTTILEQISEIAE, from the coding sequence ATGGCCTTCGAAGAAACCAGACGCGTTCCACAGACCACGTTCGGCCGCACGAAGCGACGCGTCTCGAAGTTGCTCAACGACCACATTCGCATCACCTTGCTCGGCCCGGCGCTCGTGAGTCTGTTGCTCATCTTCGTCTACCCCGTGGCAGTCCTCGTCTGGAGTTCGTTCCACCGGACGCTCGGTTTCGTCACGGAGTTCGACCCGACGTACAACTACGAGAAGATGCTCACGGACCCGACGTTCTGGAGCGCCGTCGAGAAGACGCTGACCTACTCGTTCGGCTCGTTTTTCTTCTCGATGGCCGCGGGCCTCGTCATCGCGCTCGCGCTCAACCGCGTCGTCAGAAAGCGACTGCGGGACACCTACACGACGCTCATCCTGCTGTCGTGGGCCGTCCCGCTCTCCATCGTCGGCGTGACGTGGCGCTGGATGTTCAACGGGCAACTCGGCGTGGTGAATCAGTTGCTAGTAGACCTCGGAATCCTATCGAGCGGCTACTCGTGGCTCGCCGACCCGCTGACCGCGATGGCACTCATCGTCGTCGCCGACTCGTGGTCGCGCATCCCGTTCGCGGCAATCGTAATGCTGGCCGGACTCCAGTCGATTCCGCAGGAGATGTACGACGCCGCGAAGGTGGACGGCGCGACCTCCTTCCAGACGTTCTGGCACGTGACGGTGCCGTACCTTCGGCCCTCCTTCTTCGTCGCGGGACTGATAAACTGGATGTTCGCGTTCCGGGCGTTCGCCATTCCGTTCTCGACTACCGGCGGCGGGCCAGCAGGCGCGACCGAAGTACTGGCCATCTACATCCACCGTTTCGGCATCGAACTGTTCGACTTCGGATTCGCTTCGGCGGTGTCGATGTTCCTCGTCGCGGTGACGCTGATAATTGCGAGCATCTACGTGACCACCATCTTAGAACAGATTTCGGAGATAGCAGAATGA
- a CDS encoding RidA family protein, translated as MKKTIINPNAGERIGYAERTGTEPAYAEGVVVETPTHKRVFLAGLTSRDPDLDMEGQTRDVLEQLQADLEAVGGEVDDVVRVRVYVREPHLNEANFEAIHEARGEFFDSHHYPASTLVEVSDLVREGKLVEIDSEAVIPNDEWEVETLDE; from the coding sequence ATGAAGAAGACTATTATCAACCCGAACGCGGGAGAGCGAATCGGCTACGCAGAGCGAACCGGGACCGAACCAGCGTACGCCGAGGGCGTCGTCGTGGAGACGCCCACCCACAAGCGCGTGTTCTTGGCGGGCCTGACTTCGCGGGACCCCGACCTCGACATGGAGGGCCAGACTCGCGACGTACTCGAACAACTGCAAGCCGACCTCGAAGCCGTCGGCGGCGAGGTGGACGACGTGGTTCGAGTCCGGGTGTACGTGCGCGAACCGCACTTGAACGAGGCGAACTTCGAGGCGATTCACGAAGCGCGCGGCGAGTTCTTCGACTCGCACCACTATCCGGCGAGTACGTTGGTCGAAGTGTCGGACCTCGTCCGCGAGGGAAAACTGGTCGAAATCGACTCGGAAGCGGTGATTCCGAACGACGAGTGGGAGGTGGAGACACTGGACGAGTGA